In Candidatus Krumholzibacteriia bacterium, one genomic interval encodes:
- a CDS encoding carbonic anhydrase: MISAQEALTRLRDGNRRFASELTGSGATTGHDRRQELAAGQEPFAIVLGCADSRVPAEIVFDQGLGDLFVIRVAGNIVAPSLIGSVEFAAERFGTRLVVVLGHTNCGAVIATIEQLTRPPEKQSPNLRAIVDKVRPAVEGLLATPLRDDPSALLQQAVRVNIRASADQLRHGSEILEGLIRNDGLLIVGAEYSLESGVVEFLDAVVAG, encoded by the coding sequence ATGATATCTGCGCAGGAAGCACTCACCCGGCTTCGCGACGGCAACCGGCGCTTTGCCTCCGAACTCACCGGGAGCGGCGCAACGACGGGTCACGACCGGCGCCAGGAACTGGCGGCGGGGCAGGAGCCCTTTGCCATCGTCCTGGGCTGCGCCGATTCGCGCGTTCCGGCCGAGATCGTGTTCGATCAGGGACTGGGGGATCTGTTCGTGATCCGCGTGGCGGGCAACATCGTGGCGCCGTCGCTCATCGGCAGCGTGGAGTTCGCGGCGGAACGCTTCGGAACCCGCCTGGTGGTGGTGCTGGGCCACACCAACTGCGGCGCCGTCATCGCCACCATCGAACAACTCACGCGGCCACCCGAGAAGCAGTCGCCCAACCTGCGTGCCATCGTGGACAAGGTGCGCCCGGCCGTGGAAGGGCTGCTGGCCACACCGCTGCGCGACGATCCGTCCGCGCTCCTGCAACAGGCGGTGCGGGTCAACATCCGTGCTTCCGCCGATCAGCTGCGACACGGTTCCGAGATACTCGAGGGGTTGATCCGTAACGACGGCCTGCTCATCGTGGGCGCCGAGTACTCGCTCGAGTCGGGTGTGGTGGAATTCCTGGACGCCGTGGTCGCGGGCTGA
- a CDS encoding DUF2490 domain-containing protein, which translates to MATKSLAACLAVAAAALCLAPAASRGGDTVTQLWPELDVYRRLNDDARLRFSISPVCEVSGAGLRSSIDDTDFGVDLDMGLFPIGRARLEKARFDADRMKYLRFRTGIHYLNADEDAANDEWRAIAELTPRSHLSLDMTLSFRNRFDLRWIDDVYSWRYRPRLQVDREFKAWAHMAFVPYASAELFWDSRSESWTRTLYKVGTGIAVWPWFGPQIYWAHQIDDESSGDTITDAIGISLIFHI; encoded by the coding sequence ATGGCGACGAAATCCCTGGCAGCCTGCCTCGCCGTTGCGGCGGCCGCCCTGTGCCTCGCACCGGCGGCGAGTCGCGGCGGTGACACGGTGACGCAGTTGTGGCCCGAACTGGACGTCTACCGTCGCTTGAACGACGATGCGCGCCTGCGCTTCAGCATTTCACCGGTGTGCGAGGTCAGCGGCGCGGGGCTTCGCAGCAGCATCGACGACACGGACTTCGGGGTGGACCTGGACATGGGCCTGTTCCCCATCGGCCGGGCGCGGCTGGAGAAGGCGCGCTTCGACGCCGATCGCATGAAGTACCTGCGCTTCCGGACCGGGATCCACTACCTGAACGCGGACGAGGACGCTGCAAACGACGAATGGCGCGCCATCGCCGAGTTGACGCCGCGCTCCCATCTGTCCCTGGACATGACGCTGTCCTTCCGCAACCGCTTCGACCTGCGCTGGATCGACGATGTTTACTCGTGGCGCTATCGCCCGCGCCTGCAGGTGGATCGCGAGTTCAAGGCGTGGGCGCACATGGCCTTCGTTCCCTACGCATCGGCCGAACTCTTCTGGGATTCGCGCTCCGAAAGCTGGACGCGTACGCTCTACAAGGTGGGTACGGGCATCGCGGTGTGGCCGTGGTTCGGTCCGCAGATCTACTGGGCGCACCAGATTGACGACGAATCCTCCGGAGATACCATCACCGACGCCATCGGAATCAGCCTGATCTTCCACATCTGA
- a CDS encoding class I SAM-dependent methyltransferase codes for MPNPWLSIPLADYEAHMSLPGVAQAPLLADVLARATETYAPRSVAVLGCAGGNGFDGLIAAGVERVVGVDINPAYIEATRARFGARIPRLELFVADVQHDAFAFDPVDLLFAGLLFEYVAVDVVLERIGFMLRPGGVLVSVVQLPSAAAAEVTPSPHVSLAALAPVMRLLPPERLRELAGARGYREESGWTLDTIAGKQLHVQVFTRDPDQKQR; via the coding sequence ATGCCCAATCCCTGGCTCAGCATTCCCCTGGCCGATTACGAGGCGCACATGTCGCTTCCCGGCGTGGCGCAGGCACCGCTGCTGGCGGATGTTCTGGCGCGCGCCACCGAGACGTACGCGCCACGTTCAGTTGCCGTGCTCGGCTGCGCCGGCGGCAACGGGTTCGATGGCCTGATTGCTGCGGGCGTGGAGCGCGTGGTTGGTGTCGACATCAATCCCGCCTATATCGAGGCGACGCGCGCGCGTTTCGGCGCGCGCATCCCGCGGCTGGAGCTGTTCGTGGCAGATGTACAGCATGACGCCTTCGCATTCGACCCGGTGGATCTGCTGTTTGCCGGGTTGCTGTTCGAGTACGTGGCGGTGGACGTGGTACTGGAGAGAATCGGGTTCATGCTGCGTCCGGGCGGCGTGCTGGTGAGCGTCGTGCAACTACCCAGCGCCGCCGCCGCCGAGGTGACGCCGTCGCCGCACGTCTCGCTCGCCGCGCTGGCGCCCGTGATGCGCCTGCTGCCACCGGAGCGCTTGCGTGAGCTCGCCGGGGCAAGGGGCTATCGTGAAGAAAGCGGTTGGACGCTCGACACCATCGCCGGCAAGCAGCTGCACGTGCAGGTATTCACAAGGGATCCGGACCAAAAACAACGCTGA
- a CDS encoding protein kinase, translated as MNLTPGTRFGPYEILSPLGAGGMGEVYRARDTRLGREVAIKVLPQHLTEHAEVRARFEREAKTVSSLNHPNICTLFDVGREGSTDYLVMELIEGETLAARLAKGALALAETLRIGAEIADALDRAHRAGVVHRDLKPGNIMLTRTGAKLMDFGLARATGLAPGSGSGVTIGALTQSPTVAQPLTAEGTIIGTFQYMAPEQLEGKETDERGDIWALGCVLYEMSTGRRAFDGNSQASLITSIMGSQPAPISQVAPMTPPALDRIVSACLAKDPADRIQSAHDVKLQLAWIAEGGSQAGVPKPVAHRRKSRERLAWVVAAVAVIAAAAVFVSTRPKPVAPPVHAFLQPPRGVLFSSSNDKPLPLAISPDGTTIAFCAREGEGPDKLWVRQLGEENARPLVGTEGAEGPFFSPDGRSLAFYAHRKLRRIDVAGGPVIDLVDQVDPRGGTWNKDDVILFAMGSGVPISMVKADGGAVTTVTALDTTLGEATHRYPHFLPDGKHFLYLARRAGAGKGENPTIFVGELGSEERTPVLELASNVIYASGHLVYVRGTVLVAQRFNPSTRVVEGPAVPLVDDVRMDERFSRGVFAASGNGVLVCMTGNNQTRTQLRWLDRSGKRVGEVGEPADYTYGGTPNISPDGRNAVLAIANRERGTSDVWIVELESGRRRKLTVDTIDHPFAVWLPGGRSVAVTSNDRDNSGIDAVAVDGTWMRRIVPGDDFTWPMSGFGDVLLYSPEPLSYATDIFSVSISGADAEPTPFATAKADEFQPQFSPDGRLVAYVSNETGREDVFVATFPPSGGRWQVSPAGGTQPRWRRDGRELYYMDPENYLVAVEVDAGDAGFQMGAAHRLFQYHAGTGFWRYDVAHDGRFLVTAPLEEDLASPVTLITDWPRIVQSR; from the coding sequence ATGAACCTCACCCCCGGCACCCGCTTTGGTCCCTACGAGATCCTTTCGCCCCTCGGCGCGGGCGGCATGGGCGAGGTGTACCGCGCCCGCGACACGCGCCTGGGGCGCGAGGTGGCCATCAAGGTGCTGCCGCAGCACCTCACCGAGCACGCGGAGGTGCGCGCGCGCTTCGAACGCGAGGCGAAGACGGTTTCGAGCCTCAACCATCCCAACATCTGCACGCTCTTCGACGTGGGCCGCGAGGGCAGCACCGACTACCTGGTCATGGAGCTCATCGAGGGCGAGACCCTCGCCGCGCGCCTTGCGAAGGGTGCGCTTGCCCTCGCGGAGACGCTGCGCATCGGCGCCGAGATCGCCGACGCGCTGGACCGCGCGCACCGCGCGGGCGTGGTGCACCGCGATCTCAAACCCGGCAACATCATGCTCACCCGCACCGGCGCCAAGCTGATGGACTTCGGCCTCGCGCGCGCCACCGGGCTTGCGCCGGGCTCGGGCAGCGGTGTCACCATCGGTGCGCTCACCCAGTCTCCCACCGTGGCGCAGCCGCTCACCGCGGAGGGCACCATCATCGGCACCTTCCAGTACATGGCGCCCGAGCAGCTGGAGGGCAAGGAGACCGACGAGCGCGGCGACATCTGGGCGCTGGGATGCGTGCTGTACGAGATGTCCACCGGCAGGCGCGCCTTCGACGGCAACAGCCAGGCGTCGCTCATTACATCCATCATGGGATCACAGCCCGCGCCCATCTCGCAGGTGGCGCCCATGACACCGCCCGCGCTGGACCGTATCGTGAGCGCGTGCCTGGCCAAGGATCCCGCCGACCGCATCCAGAGCGCGCACGACGTGAAGCTGCAACTGGCGTGGATCGCCGAGGGCGGTTCGCAGGCCGGCGTGCCCAAACCGGTTGCGCACCGGCGCAAGAGCCGCGAGCGGTTGGCGTGGGTGGTGGCTGCGGTGGCGGTGATCGCGGCGGCGGCGGTGTTCGTGTCCACGCGGCCGAAACCCGTCGCACCTCCCGTGCACGCGTTCCTCCAGCCGCCACGGGGCGTGCTGTTCTCCTCCAGCAACGACAAACCGCTCCCGCTCGCCATTTCGCCCGATGGCACCACCATCGCCTTCTGCGCGCGCGAAGGCGAGGGTCCGGACAAGCTGTGGGTGCGGCAACTGGGAGAGGAGAACGCGCGCCCGCTCGTCGGCACGGAAGGCGCGGAGGGTCCGTTCTTTTCGCCGGACGGGCGTTCGCTGGCGTTCTACGCCCACCGCAAGCTGCGGCGCATCGACGTGGCGGGCGGTCCGGTGATCGATCTCGTCGACCAGGTCGATCCGCGCGGCGGCACATGGAACAAGGATGACGTCATCCTCTTCGCCATGGGCTCGGGGGTTCCCATCTCGATGGTGAAGGCCGACGGCGGTGCGGTCACCACCGTGACTGCGCTGGATACCACCCTGGGCGAGGCCACGCATCGTTATCCGCATTTCCTGCCGGACGGAAAGCACTTCCTGTATCTCGCGCGCCGCGCCGGCGCGGGCAAGGGCGAGAATCCCACCATCTTCGTGGGCGAACTGGGTTCGGAAGAGCGGACACCCGTGCTGGAACTGGCGTCGAACGTCATCTATGCCTCCGGGCACCTCGTCTACGTGCGCGGCACCGTGCTGGTGGCGCAGCGCTTCAACCCGTCGACGCGGGTGGTGGAGGGGCCGGCGGTGCCGCTGGTGGACGACGTGCGCATGGACGAACGCTTCAGCCGGGGCGTCTTTGCCGCGTCCGGGAACGGCGTGCTGGTGTGCATGACCGGCAACAACCAGACGCGCACGCAACTGCGCTGGCTGGATCGCTCCGGCAAGCGGGTGGGGGAGGTGGGGGAGCCGGCGGACTACACGTATGGCGGAACGCCCAACATCTCTCCGGATGGCCGCAATGCGGTGCTGGCGATCGCCAACCGCGAGCGCGGCACGTCGGATGTGTGGATAGTCGAACTGGAATCGGGCCGCCGCCGCAAACTCACGGTGGACACCATCGACCATCCGTTTGCCGTCTGGCTCCCGGGAGGAAGGTCGGTGGCCGTCACCAGCAACGACCGGGACAACAGCGGCATCGACGCGGTCGCCGTGGACGGCACCTGGATGCGCCGGATCGTGCCGGGTGACGACTTCACCTGGCCGATGTCCGGGTTCGGCGACGTGCTCTTGTATTCGCCCGAACCCCTTTCATACGCGACCGACATCTTCAGTGTCTCCATCTCCGGCGCGGATGCCGAACCGACGCCGTTCGCCACGGCGAAGGCCGACGAGTTCCAGCCGCAGTTCTCTCCCGACGGCCGCCTGGTGGCGTACGTCTCCAACGAGACCGGGCGCGAGGATGTCTTCGTGGCCACGTTTCCGCCCTCGGGCGGGCGCTGGCAGGTGTCGCCGGCGGGAGGCACGCAGCCACGCTGGCGGCGCGACGGACGCGAGCTCTATTACATGGACCCGGAGAACTACCTGGTGGCCGTGGAAGTGGACGCTGGCGACGCGGGTTTCCAGATGGGCGCGGCGCACCGGCTCTTCCAGTACCATGCCGGCACCGGATTCTGGCGCTACGACGTGGCACACGACGGCCGCTTCCTGGTGACCGCCCCGCTGGAAGAAGACCTCGCCTCGCCGGTGACCCTCATCACCGACTGGCCGCGCATCGTCCAGAGCCGGTAA
- a CDS encoding zinc-dependent alcohol dehydrogenase family protein, translating to MKAMVLEKAGAPLREAHLPRPVPTRNDVLIEVHACAVCRTDLHVVDGELPDPELPLIPGHEIVGTVIEAGHRADHLQKGMRVGIPWLGWTCGDCGFCRSGAENLCESARFTGYTLNGGYAEYAVADARYCFPLPAAYDHVHAAPLLCAGLIGHRAYRIATERPFAGEAARIGLYGFGAAAHLVAQIAVADGRSVFAFTRRIDDGVEAYVRGLGAAWVGTSSEMPPEPLDAAIIFAPVGSLVPTALRATRPGGAVVCAGIHMSDIPSFPYELLWRERTLRSVANLTRTDAEDFLARAARTPLRVHVTTYPLLQANAALDDLRGGRVRGAAVLVPGV from the coding sequence ATGAAGGCGATGGTTCTCGAGAAGGCCGGAGCGCCACTGCGCGAAGCGCACCTGCCGCGGCCGGTTCCCACGCGCAACGACGTCCTCATCGAGGTCCACGCGTGCGCCGTGTGCCGCACCGATCTCCACGTTGTCGACGGCGAATTGCCCGATCCCGAGCTGCCACTCATTCCCGGGCATGAGATCGTGGGAACCGTGATCGAAGCCGGGCATCGCGCGGACCACCTGCAGAAGGGCATGCGGGTGGGAATCCCGTGGCTGGGTTGGACGTGCGGCGACTGCGGGTTCTGCCGCAGCGGTGCCGAGAACCTGTGCGAGTCCGCGAGGTTCACCGGCTACACCCTCAACGGCGGCTACGCCGAATACGCCGTCGCCGACGCGCGCTACTGCTTCCCGCTGCCCGCTGCCTACGACCACGTCCACGCGGCGCCGCTGCTATGCGCGGGGTTGATTGGCCACCGCGCGTACCGCATTGCCACCGAGCGTCCCTTTGCGGGCGAGGCGGCGCGCATCGGGTTGTACGGCTTCGGCGCGGCGGCGCACCTGGTTGCGCAGATCGCCGTCGCGGACGGACGCAGCGTGTTTGCGTTCACCCGCCGCATCGATGACGGCGTGGAGGCCTACGTGCGCGGCCTCGGAGCCGCGTGGGTGGGCACATCGTCGGAGATGCCGCCCGAACCGCTCGACGCCGCCATCATTTTCGCGCCGGTGGGATCCCTGGTTCCCACCGCGCTGCGCGCCACACGGCCGGGTGGTGCGGTGGTGTGCGCGGGAATCCACATGAGCGATATTCCGTCGTTTCCGTACGAGCTCCTGTGGCGGGAGCGAACGCTTCGTTCGGTGGCCAATTTGACGCGCACGGATGCGGAGGACTTCCTCGCCCGCGCCGCGCGCACGCCGCTGCGCGTGCACGTAACGACCTACCCGCTCCTGCAGGCCAATGCGGCCTTGGACGATTTGCGCGGCGGCCGCGTGCGGGGCGCCGCCGTTCTTGTGCCGGGCGTATAG
- a CDS encoding T9SS type A sorting domain-containing protein: MTSRRRILPVLALLIIALLPLAANAQGFVHDWSQRFGSAIDQDGIGVAVDAAGNVVIAGLFWGTVDFGGGTLTSAGDWDVYVAKLDAAGNHLWSRRFGDASGQLTRAMTLDSQGNILLAGLFYGSVDFGGGPVSSAGDADLFMAKFDPDGNHIWSQGFGDAGNQLAYALATDQSDNVILSGRFTGKLDFGNGTLISAGGMDIYIAKFDAGGNILWSESFGDAAEQSTFSVAVDAVGNIVSAGHLAGTTDFGGGPLTSAGASDIYVAMFDGDGNHRWSRRFGDANDQIANAVRVDSNGDIVVAGDFVGQVDFGGGVMTSAGWYNAFVVKFDSEGRHVWSHGYGETGLQSVAGLALDSDDNVVVTGYFDGIVDFGGGPLLCNVESDVFILELDAGGGHVWSDGFGDPDFQYGIMCATDGARGILMTGWFAGGIDFGGGTLTSAGGDDIFLARFARPDPVIQAIVDVPGDQGGWARVRFSRAIHDRVGQAANPVINYHVFRRVDNAALAAIVEQDGSAVLGSGDMPAAFGDAPLISLEDRVFWRGPAASAPAALWEAVATVPARQQDAYIGLVPTLADSAAVIPHSVYFVMAQTTTPWVFYDSAPDSGYSVDNLSPATPQGLAGEPVVSPGGLRMTWQANTENDLSHYAVYRGTSGGFTPGPGNLVGSPASAMLVDGGWSWNSGYYYKVSAVDVHGNESGHALLSPQLVTGVGGDGPPPASFLSQNSPNPFSASTRITFGLREGADVRVRIYDVAGRLVRDLVSGRYGASRQVITWDGRDDTGRAVAGGVYFYRLDAGSFVQTRKLLLMR, encoded by the coding sequence ATGACGTCGCGTCGCCGCATTCTTCCCGTCCTTGCCCTGCTCATCATTGCGCTTCTGCCCCTGGCCGCGAACGCCCAGGGCTTCGTGCACGACTGGAGCCAGCGCTTCGGCAGCGCCATCGACCAGGACGGAATCGGCGTCGCGGTGGACGCCGCGGGCAACGTGGTGATCGCTGGGCTGTTCTGGGGCACCGTCGACTTCGGCGGCGGGACGCTCACCAGCGCCGGCGACTGGGACGTGTACGTGGCGAAGCTCGACGCCGCCGGCAACCATCTCTGGAGCCGCCGCTTCGGCGACGCATCCGGCCAGTTGACCCGGGCCATGACGCTCGACTCCCAGGGCAACATCCTCCTCGCCGGGCTTTTCTACGGCAGCGTGGACTTCGGCGGTGGTCCCGTCTCCAGCGCCGGCGACGCCGATCTGTTCATGGCGAAGTTCGACCCGGACGGCAACCACATCTGGAGTCAGGGTTTCGGTGACGCGGGCAACCAGCTGGCCTACGCGCTGGCGACGGACCAGTCCGACAACGTCATTCTGTCGGGACGCTTCACGGGCAAACTCGATTTCGGCAACGGGACGCTCATCAGCGCGGGCGGCATGGACATATACATCGCCAAGTTCGATGCCGGCGGGAACATCCTGTGGAGCGAGAGCTTTGGAGACGCCGCCGAGCAGAGTACCTTCAGCGTAGCGGTGGATGCGGTGGGCAATATCGTTTCGGCGGGCCATCTCGCCGGCACCACCGACTTCGGCGGCGGCCCGCTCACCAGCGCGGGCGCGAGTGATATCTATGTCGCCATGTTCGACGGCGATGGCAACCACCGGTGGAGCCGCCGTTTCGGTGACGCGAACGACCAGATCGCCAACGCGGTGAGGGTGGACAGCAACGGGGATATCGTGGTGGCCGGGGACTTTGTGGGGCAGGTGGACTTCGGTGGCGGTGTCATGACCAGCGCTGGCTGGTACAACGCATTCGTCGTCAAGTTCGACTCGGAAGGGCGCCACGTGTGGAGCCACGGTTACGGCGAGACGGGGCTGCAGTCGGTGGCCGGACTGGCGCTGGACAGCGACGACAACGTGGTGGTGACGGGATACTTCGACGGAATCGTTGACTTCGGCGGCGGGCCGCTCTTGTGCAACGTGGAGTCCGACGTGTTCATCCTGGAACTCGACGCCGGCGGCGGGCATGTGTGGAGCGATGGCTTCGGTGATCCGGACTTCCAGTACGGCATCATGTGCGCGACGGACGGTGCCCGGGGCATCCTCATGACCGGCTGGTTCGCCGGCGGTATCGACTTTGGTGGCGGCACGCTGACGAGTGCGGGCGGCGACGACATCTTTCTGGCCCGGTTCGCGCGGCCCGATCCGGTCATCCAGGCTATCGTCGACGTGCCGGGGGACCAGGGCGGCTGGGCGCGGGTGCGCTTCTCCCGCGCCATACACGACCGCGTGGGCCAGGCGGCCAACCCCGTGATCAACTACCACGTGTTCCGGCGCGTGGACAACGCCGCACTGGCGGCAATCGTGGAACAGGACGGAAGCGCGGTTCTCGGCTCGGGGGACATGCCCGCGGCATTCGGAGACGCGCCGCTGATTTCCCTTGAGGACCGCGTCTTCTGGCGCGGACCCGCGGCGTCCGCACCCGCCGCGCTCTGGGAGGCGGTGGCCACGGTTCCCGCGCGTCAACAGGATGCGTACATCGGTCTGGTGCCCACGCTGGCGGACTCGGCCGCGGTCATCCCGCACAGCGTCTACTTTGTGATGGCGCAGACCACCACGCCGTGGGTCTTCTATGACAGCGCGCCGGATAGCGGCTACTCGGTGGACAACCTCTCGCCGGCCACGCCGCAGGGGCTGGCGGGTGAGCCCGTGGTGAGCCCGGGCGGGCTGCGGATGACGTGGCAGGCCAACACGGAGAACGACCTCTCGCACTACGCCGTGTACCGCGGCACCTCCGGCGGCTTCACGCCGGGGCCCGGCAATCTCGTGGGGTCGCCCGCGTCGGCGATGCTCGTGGATGGGGGCTGGTCGTGGAACAGCGGGTACTACTACAAGGTGTCCGCGGTGGACGTGCACGGCAACGAGAGTGGTCACGCACTGCTCTCGCCGCAGCTGGTCACCGGCGTCGGTGGCGACGGCCCACCGCCGGCAAGTTTCCTCTCGCAGAACTCACCGAACCCGTTCTCTGCCTCGACCCGCATCACGTTTGGTCTGCGCGAAGGTGCGGACGTGCGCGTCCGAATCTATGACGTCGCGGGACGCCTGGTGCGCGACCTGGTAAGTGGACGCTACGGCGCCAGCCGGCAGGTGATCACCTGGGACGGCCGCGACGACACGGGCCGCGCGGTGGCGGGCGGGGTGTACTTCTACCGGCTCGACGCGGGCTCCTTCGTGCAGACGCGCAAGCTGCTGCTGATGCGGTAG
- a CDS encoding TMEM175 family protein, with protein sequence MGKNRLEAFSDGVLAIIITIMVLEMKVPHGTELTALKPLIPVFLSYVLSFVYLAIYWNNHHHMLHTVSQATGSVLWANMHLLFWLSLVPFATGWMGENNFAPMPCALYGVVLLMAAIAYFILQHRIIVSQGPGSLLKRAVGDDWKGKVSPIMYAAAVPLAIRWPWASMGLYVAVAAIWLVPDRRIEHAIAPDHRGGK encoded by the coding sequence ATGGGAAAGAACCGCCTGGAAGCATTCAGCGACGGCGTCCTGGCCATCATCATCACCATCATGGTGCTGGAGATGAAGGTGCCGCACGGAACCGAACTCACGGCGCTCAAGCCGTTGATACCCGTGTTCCTGAGCTATGTACTGAGCTTCGTCTACCTCGCCATCTACTGGAACAACCACCACCACATGCTGCACACGGTGTCGCAGGCGACCGGGTCCGTGCTGTGGGCCAACATGCACCTGCTGTTCTGGCTCTCCCTGGTTCCATTCGCAACCGGCTGGATGGGGGAGAACAACTTTGCCCCCATGCCGTGCGCGCTCTACGGCGTGGTGCTGCTGATGGCGGCGATCGCCTATTTCATCCTGCAACACCGCATCATCGTGTCGCAGGGACCGGGCTCGCTTCTCAAGCGCGCCGTCGGCGACGACTGGAAGGGCAAGGTGTCTCCCATCATGTATGCGGCCGCCGTTCCGCTGGCAATCCGCTGGCCGTGGGCGTCGATGGGTCTCTACGTGGCGGTGGCCGCAATCTGGCTGGTGCCAGACCGGCGGATCGAGCACGCCATTGCACCCGATCATCGCGGTGGCAAGTAG